From Drosophila santomea strain STO CAGO 1482 chromosome 2R, Prin_Dsan_1.1, whole genome shotgun sequence:
AGCTGCAGAGCAGGGTGCCGTCCAAGTAGCTGTCGTACCGCCCGCCGTCGCCCTCGTTCACCGCCAGGAGCACCAGGCCGCCCTCGTTGGTGTCTATGTATTTGGTGGGGGTGTAGCGTACCTCGTAGCTGCCACAGAGagagatgggagatgggagatgggagaGATAGGGACAGATGTAGAGAGATGGCTATTCAGATGGCTGCTGCGATAGCGCTGGGGATTTTCCAATTTCTATTCGCATTGACGACgcacaataaaaatcaatataaaGTGTGTGCGCGAGACACACAGACTTCGACTTCCACTTCGACTTCTACTTCGACTGCGTCGACTATTCGGTTGGAAAGTTGAAAGTTTTTCCATTACTTGGGCAccggcaacggcaacggcaacggcagGAGCGTAAACGCCAAAAAGCAGACTTGGAGCGCATTTTAAAGTGTCAATTTACCGCAGCATTGGCACGGCTAAGTGAGATGAAGCGGCGTATCGCTTACACATTTTCCCCGCCGTTATTCGCTTTCAATTTTCCCAGAGATATGCGCTGCGGATAAGCGCCAATGGTGTTGGGTTtccccaaaaagaaaaacataaaactcCAAACTCCAAATACAAAGCTCCCCGCGCTTTaaagttatttgtttgaaacTTTCCCTATTGTTGAAACTGATGGGCTTGGTGTAGCAAATTTGCAGGCAAGCATACCGTATCGTATCACTAAAATAGTGCATTGTTGATTTAGTTTCGGAATCAAAATGAAATAGCTTCATATAGCTAAAAAACCACATTCCTCTTTTGTGTACTATATAgtattttttagaaatacTCACCGTCCTTTTTCAGTGGAGTGGTGGTACCAGCGCGTCTGCTTCTTCCGCAGCACTTCCGGCATTTTGACAAAGCAGGAGAGATGCAGGGTTTGGCCGTAGGAGGAGGTGACCTTCTTGCGCAGCACACTGGTGTCGCAGATCCCGGACGTCTCGTTGGCCACATCCTGCAGCAGACCCAGCTGGTAGGGTCGGCAGGCATTGACGTCCTTGTCCCAGCCGCAGTAGGGATCCGAGACGCAGCGGAAGCAGCTGTCGTAGCGGCGGGCACACATTGCAATGTCGATCTGCTTCACCTGGTGATCGGTGGCCACGTACAGCGATCCTGTCTTCTGGCTGAGGGTCATCTCGCGGATGGGCTCGTTGTGCGGCGAGGCCTCGAATATGTCCACCAGGTTCGAGTGGCGCTGGCCGTAGTGCATGAACTGCACTATCTTGTAGATGTGGCCAGACGTCGTGGCCACAAAGTACACTAGGAACTCCTGGTTCAGCTTGTCGATCCGTATCCTGCAGGAAAAAAGaacaaggcaaaaaaaaaaagagacaaGAAGTGCAGCGTCAGTGGAAAGCGCTTAGCTGAAAACACATCCTGCGGCACTTTGTTCACAAGTTCCGGCCAAgacaaaacatttttcgctGCCAGAACAACCGACAGCACACAACCAGCCCAGGATGctgtgcactgagagaaaaacCAATAGAACTTTAACATCTGCGTTGGATGGAAAGATAAACTTAAAAGCTTTGTAAATTGATTTTAGTTACATTAACTTTATGaaattgtattaaatgaaatatattacTATTTTTGTGATAAATAAGTAATGCAACTACATCATTAAAGCTGAAGCCCTGAAGTTCATACGTCTCATGCTTCTCTTTAtcaaattatttgtaattagtTGTTAAATTGGTTTGTTTTTACTCTCAGTGCACCCATACATTGGTCCGACGAATGTCAACAAGGATACGGAATACCCGTGCTCCCAGGCTCCTGGTTTCTGGCTCCTGGCCAGACCGACAGTCAACTttcaactggcaactggcaagtGGCAACTGGCTGGCGGCGCTAATGAATACAGTTCTCACTTACTTGTCCACCACCAGCTTGGTGAGTATGACGTCCCGCTTGAAGAAGACCGGATTGCCAAATTCATGATCGACCGCCTTGTCCATTAGCGGATGTTTGCGAATGAAATTCAGCACGGAGTCCGGCAGCGTGGCGGTGTCGTTGTGGCAAGTGCCAGGACGTGGCTCCGGCACTTTGGAGTTCAGCACGGGCAGCCAGGCGCTGTTCGAGGTGGCCTGCTCCTTGAATTTGCCTGGATGGATATGGATGGAGGGtggagaatggagaatggagaatgggGGCATCAGTACGGAGTTGAGTGCTGGAGAAGGCTGCTCTTAATTTATGTGTGTCAGTACTGCGCGCCAGCTGATTTGTGGCACTCACATTCGTACTCGCACTccgtaaataaaaaatacaatttaagaGACGCAAACAGTGCTTTAATGTTCATGCAGCAAGGCGGCAATCGgattgtaatatttaaaaacttctTCTGCCACACAAGCGAAAACCAGTTTTTTGTAAACTTTAATAGCTATAAAATCATGatgatattatatattaaagaTTACCCATTTACGTGtacaaaatcgaaaagaaaacttatttttctaCAGCACAGCAAGTTGACATTTTTTCGTTTAATCTACCAGTGTTCCCTGtgaatatttgcatattattattttcagaTTCCCGCAAGAGCGTTATTACGCGGCAAACATGGAATACAATTTAAGAATCACATTCTGGCCTTCGAGAGCGGCTCCATAATCGTTTGTGGCCATAATTAATTGCTGTGGCTTTCgacattttttgtatttttttttatcacacTCGCCGCTGTCTGTGCAACATGCCCGCAAACTTTTCGTAATGAATTTTAAGTGTATGCCAGATTTTTTGCACCACTTTGCCCGGTGGCAGTGTCTGTGTGGCAGGATCTGTCTGCCCGATTGTCTGCCTGTCAGTCTTGGCACCGCTCCACACTTGCAGCCGGAGCCCGACTTTATGGTGTTAATGAACTTTCCGGGGCACGTTGGGTTGTGCAGAGTGTTGACTGTACTCATTACTTGGACCGGAGGTCCTGCAGTTAAAGAAATTCAACTTGAATGCGAGGCAGCTCCGGCTGTTGCCATGAAAGAAGTGGGCGAGGGTGGGCGAAAGTGGGCGTTGTGTCTGCCACCATCAATTCAATGCGCACCATTTAACGCTCAAATTCCAGGGAAAAGGCCTCCACCTGTGCGCGTAATTCCATCCGCATCCGTCGCCGGAGAAAAGGAATCTCCCCGAAGAATTATGGACAGTGCAATAAATCCCCACCACcacatacacccacacacacagacaccgTCCAATATTTACAGTGAATACTCACCGTCGAAGGCCGCATTGATGTCCCGGATGTCGTAGCTGCACACAGCCGATCCAATCAGACCATTCGTATTCGTTGTGAACGTGGCATAGAACTTGGTATCGTCCGTTGGCATCTTGTACACCGATTGTATCTCATTGAAGTAGAAGGGAAACTCGCTGGAGATGCTGCAGTTCATCCGCGCCTTCAGATACGTGGCCCAATTCTGGCTGATCATGTACTTGCCACCGCGGTCGTTCTTGCACACCCGAGCCACGCGGGAGTAGACAGCTTTTCCGCAATTTATGTACTCCACGGCATGTTCGCGGAAGAAGAAGTACACAAATTCACCAATCTCAAAGGAGCCCACGAAGTTGGGTTCTGAAAGAGGAGCGAAGAATATGTGATTTGTTACATATTATTTGGATTTCAAGGATTGAAAGGTCATTTTGATAGCATTGAACATGAACAGGCACTATTAGTAGAGATTTATCTCATTGCAATTTGAATGCGGTAGATGTATGTATGATTTATGGCCACTACTTACTGTCCAGCAGCTTGGAGTCGTACTTCACGGTCCTCTTGAAGTTGGCCTCCTTGCGTCCATTCGTCAGGTTGTACAGGTCCGATCGGAAGATGACGGAATCCGCTTTGGTGAACTCTGCATTCGTGCCCGCGTACTGCATTATGGTTTGGCATGGGAGGATTGGGGGAAAAGATATAGACATTGTTAGCAAAGGGGCAATTGTTGATAAGGCTCGAacatcacgcatacgcccAGTAAGCCAGGgcacgcacgcacacaatTACGCCTAAAGTGTACGCACGTGCCTCCCTCTCTGAGTGAACtcatgtgtgtatgtatgtgtgcgtttCTGTGCCTTGTGctctaatttaatttcagcTGCTTTATTGCTGCCTCCTTTCTCTGTTTTTGCCGTCTTTAAAATTTTCTTGCCTCGTCCCAAACACAACTTTGCCAACTTCCTGGCCGTTGCCGTCGTTGGGGAGCCCGCTTTacttttgtaattttattacaattgacatttttctttttatttgcgCCTTCCTTTATCCGTACTTTTATTCCACTTCCGCTTTTCGGGTCGAACTTACCAGGGCGGGCAGGCCGAAGGGATTTCCGTTCTCCACATAGACGGCGGTTGAGTTGTCAGCAGGATCGTAGGGACACTTGCCAATGCCCAGGCCAATGCCGGGCACGTACTGGGATCTGGGTAAATGTGTTAAGTTTGCCTGGGGGTCAAATGCGGCGGTTCACAAGCGGGTGGGttaaaaagagaaagagaaagagagagtgagggagagggagagggagagaaaaaagcaaacgaaCGAAAAGCGCATTAGTTGACTTTAATTTTGGTCGCCCGCTGGGCTGAAATGAACTTCAAAAACTTGACTGACATTCACAATTAGGCGCATTGATGAAGTCGCTGCGAAACCCTTTTTTCCTACATTGCGAAAAAAGGATTTTCACTGTAGTCGAAAGGAATTCAGTAAGGGTTTGAAATTCATTTCTTAACTAtttaaaagtatgctatgaaGTACGAGGTACTTGGACTTTAAAGCAGTCTTTTAAAATCGAACATTATTGccagcttttttgtttacttacGTTTATTACATAATCCTTGGGATTGTGGGCGTTGGTGCCGCAAACATATAGCTTCTGGCCATTGAAGTTCATCGGCTGGATAACCCTTATGTGATTCCGGCATTCCACCTTCTTGTCAAGCGCcagaaaatgcaattgcattcgatttgtatttttgtgttGTGTAATTGTATTAAATGTTAGAAAATAATAGCCGTAAGGAAATCATATggtggttttttggttttttttgtgggtttgtggttttcgaaatgcaaatggaaataaaaCGGACAGGACGGTGGCATGAGTTAAGTTCACAAATTCGTTGATATAGTTGATATAGAAAATTTTGCACATGCTTGGGAAGGATTTTAATGGCTATAGAAATCCACGGCCCACTTACCTCCCGTTTTCCCTTGGACACACAATTCAGGATATCCGATCCGGTGGGCTCCAGTATGAGGACATCGCGCTGGAAGCATGAGAAATGGCATTGggtttaaatttatgttggcCAAGTTTATTGAAAGCGTGCTGGAATGCGTCCCCGCGAATCGAGCATGTTCAACCGAGAGCACGCGCCAGAAATTTTTTGGTATACTCGCATGTCGCGTTTTCATCCCGCTTGTGTTCTGTATGTGGCTCACGTTGgacatttgtttatttaattcgattcgttcatttttttgtattctctttttttttctttttggcggCACTGGAATCGACAAGGAATCTGCTTTCGGTGTTTGTATTGCTGCAAATACTTTTGCCTAAGTGAAAGCCACAAATCAATGGCGTGGGTAGCAAAAGCCATCGACTGACAATTTTAATGCTTGACATATAGACACAATATCCGGTGGCTCGGTGGAGGATgcactttccacttttatTTCCACTTGCCCCAAGTGTCAGTCCCTTTTGGCCGGCGTATAAGGTCTAAGTGCTGCGAATCGACTTGAAATGCCACTCCTTCTGCCCGCCGCTCGCCCAGCAGTCAGCACAAATAATTGCTGTTAAAAGCATTTGCTACGTCTCAGGAGGTGGCGATAGTGCACAGGGCTTGGACtcggacttggacttggactgcAGCTTCCAAGGACGAAAAAAGCGGCGGAAAACGGTTGAACAAACGGTTGGACAGAGGCGGATATTGATAGTTGAAGATGGAATCATTAAAGAGCAATTGCGAGCTGTCATTGACAAGTTGGTCACTCAGAAATGCAAAGGGTGGGTTCGAAGGCGTTTCTTTTATCTGCTATCAATGGCCCGTGAATTTATCGATTTTAATATCCAAATGCAAGCAGGCTACATTTATGGGATGTTCATTTATTGCAAAGGCTTTTAGAACTACTGACTACCATTAAATGGATATGCTTAAGTACATAACTGTGACCTAGAGGTAAGCAACTTTTATAGGATAAcctatttaaaaatgcttATTTATACTATACTTTAGTTCGTATATTGTAGAGTATTCTAGCAATTCTTACCTCACAAATCGATTGGCTGATGTTGCGCAGATTGAGCCGAAATATGCGATCCCTGGAAGAGAAAGggcaaataaatgaattagCATGGTAAAGAGGAAAACTTTGTCATCCCCCGGCACTCGAGTTAATCCCGGAGTCGTGCCCCCTCATGCGATAAGTTAATGCCAcaccagttgccagttggcagttgcCAGCTGTCTGGCCCCGGGAAACTTCAGCTCattgacattttttttgctgtaCCTCTGCGTTGCTCTGCGTTCTTTTGGTTTGAAAAATCGTTGTCAGCCGCACACACCTGCTGTGCACCGGGCTGTCGGGCCTGCCAGCGTACTTATTGCAGTCAGTGTGCCCTGATTGATTGATACGTCGAATGTGGCAATATTGCCTGCCAGACAGAACTGAACAGAACAGAACTTTAAGCGGCAACGGCGGCCCATCTCTCGCCGTTTTCCGGCCACTCGAAACTTTTGTGGCGCcgtgaaaaacaaaaggaaaacgcAAAGGGGCAGCGGCGGTCTAAAGTGTGTTTTATGTAGTTACTGGCAGAGTTTTTGGTAGCTTTCCCTCGACAACTGCGAGACCATTAATCTTCATTTCCCTGCCGACTCTCTAGGATCCCCGCATTCGCTGACGAGAGCCGCCAGCTGTGGTTGCGTGGGGTCGTCGGTGGATTGGTGGTTCGTTGGTTCGCCGGGATCGGTGCCTCTCAAGTCAAGTGGTAATTTTGGTTACTTTGTTTGCCCGCTGTTAGGCGCACCCCTGCCCGTCATTTTCCTTGGGTTTTTCCGCCCTCCACCTCCCCCGGCAGCCGCAAAACTGTGAAAATGCGGCCGTGTTCAACTTGCCGCAGACAAATGAGCAGACGGGTGCGCTCCCTGTCAAATTGCAGAACCCGGCACCGAGAACCCAGAACCTTCAGACTTTGCCCCCTCGTCGGTGGCATTAATTCATAATTATGTATGCCGACAGTGTGGCCAAGAGCTTGCtggaaaaatgaaatatgcaGCCCCAAATGCGTCCGGGTTGCCAAGTAGGCAGCCACATGCTGTCTCAAGCGGAACTTTCTAATTGTCTGCAACCGGAAAAGAAGTTTTCCCCAAATTATGGCACATTTTTCCACATTAAAAGGGTCTCACTAAGCTCTAAATATTTATTACGGTCAGTTGAAAACTATTTGTATTAATAATGCATTGACTTGTTTCAAGGTAAATGGCTAACAACTGAAAACAAACTTTccaattcattttcattgtaTTCTTTCAagctattaaatatttcatattttttctctAAAAATTGATGATGTACTTACATGGCGCCCACATATAGCGCATTGTTGCGCTCATCCATGTAGAAAGTCTTGTAGTGCAGCGGGCCGCAACTGAAGTCCTGCACATGTTCTGCAAAAAAGATGAAGGAGAAGACGGTATTGAGTATACGCACCGTGTACATTGATTAACAAAAGTTGAGACAGTTAATTAAAGCCTAATGAAACTGTCAGCAGCAGTTGGGTGGGCcaaaaaagcgaaatgaaCTAATTAAACTATTATAATTTCGGCTCAACAAACACAAAGTTAATTTATGGGGGCCTGAGTAAATACAACAGAGCATAAGGACACCGCTTCCCTTCCTCCgcatcctcgtcctcgttcTCGTCCATGTCCTTGCACATTTGACACTGACAGTGTCACGTACTCCAGCCAGCGATGTCACGTGCTCAAAGCCGAAGCTCggacccaaaaaaaaagaaaaaaaacaagaaacacaAGTCGAAAAAGTTGCACCGCTGTCAATGTCATTAACAAAAGATTGAGGCATTTAGCTGAAATTTTTACGACATTAAGTTGTCAACTAATTTGGCACAATTAGTGAAACAACAAGAACACAGTGCACACAAACAAACCCAGTGAGGAACACAAACACAGagagacacacacaaacacagagaaacatacacaaacacacacacaacaggACAAAGGAAAGGACAGTGGGCAAGGacaagtttttatttttgggccaAAGCCCGAGCAAATCCTTTGATGGCCGCGCTAAGAGTCATTTGTGCTGACTTGGCCGGCTCCTTTGTCCTTTGGCCACTCGCCCTGCTCATTGACAACCCTAATGGCCGGCCAACAACAATAGCAGTTACAAAAGTGATTTccataataatgcataatgaGTGATAGATACGGAACTGCTTGTGACCTCATGCAAATTACCCCTCATTTCGACTGTGTCGCTTTTTTGGCACAATTTTCCCCGAAATTTTCAggagttttgttttgtttcctAAACACAAATTATTCCATTACTTTTAATGGCTGTTTTATCAAGAGTATCTCTAGCTTTAAGAAGGTCACATTATTTAGAtacattaaacattttctattCCCATGGCTAAAAGTACCAAAAGCGGCTGTGAATCAAAAATCAGTTAATTTTCTGACACCGCAgccattttatttaaatttttgtcgCTTTTAAGATGAGTTTCTTCAGAATACTACACTTTGGCATTACACGACGAACTTCAATTTCGAGCACACATCAATCAAATTGCGAGTGTAGTCCCAATTTGATTAGGATTCGTCCATCTTCATCCCACGACATCATTCGGGTTCCCATTGAGGTCGTGCTCTCCGACAAGTTCAATAAGGTAACCTATGCTAAATCCCCATGAGTCACCCCAGAGTCATGACAATTGATCTCGATAGTCCTTGGCCTTCACATTGGAGGAGCGCCAGCGTTTGTGCATCCATGGACTCATGCCGGCCTGCGTTCGAACTTACGATGAGCAGATGCTGGCCATCGAGACCAACTTCCACTCCTTCGAATCGAATGTAGCCAGATATCGCTATTTGAGGGCACTGCGCCAGGGTTACGAGAGGATGTACTTCCAGTTCGTGTCGAAGAACGTGAACGTGGTGCTGCCCATTATCTACACGCCCACGGTGGGCTTGGCGTGCACCGTGTACGGAATGTTGTACCGCGGCATGACCGGCATCCATATCACCAAGCACGATCGAGGACACATGAAGCAGATCCTGGGCAACTGGCCGTTGGCGCGGGAGGTGAGGGCCATCTGTGTGACCGACGGCCAACGTATCCTGGGCTTGGGCGACCTGGGTGCCAATGGCATGGGCATAGCTGTGGGCAAAATGGAACTCTACACGGCCCTGGCCGGAATTCCACCGCGTATGTGCTTGCCAGTTTGCCTGGATGTGGGCACGAATAACAAGTCGCTTCACGAGGATCCACTGTACATCGGTCTGCGGGATGAGCGCTTGCAGGGCGATGAGTACGTGGGCTTTGTGGATGAGTTCATGGAGGCTGTGGTGTCCACCTTTGGCAGTCAAACGCTCATCCACTTCGAGGACTTTGCGACACCCAATGCCTTCATGTTTCTGGATAGGTATCAGCAATGCTATTGCCATTTCAATGACGACATTCAGGGCACTGCCGCTGTGGGTTTGGCAGGATTGCTGGGCATCCAGAGGATCACAAAGAAGCCGCTGGAGCAGCACATCATTGTCTTTGCCGGAGCAGGAAGTGCGGCCATGGGAATCGCAAGTCTGCTCAAAATAGAGCTCATGTCTAGGGGTCTCTCCGAGGCTGATGCCGtcaaaaacatatatttttacgATCAAGATGGAGCATTGACCACATCACGAAAAAGCATACCGGAACTTCTATGCGTTTTTGCCAAGAACATGAAGGAAACCAAGTCTCTGGAGGAGTTGGTCGAGCAAGTGAAGCCCTCAATTATTATGGGTGCCACCTCAGCACCCGGACTTTTCACAGAGAAAATAATACGCACCATGGCGGCGAATCACGAGCGTCCTGGCATCTTTGCCTTCTCCAATCCCACCAGCAAATCTGAGTGCACTGCCGAACAGGCCTACAAGTTCTCAGATGTAAGTGTTTCAATTACATGTAGAAAATcccattatttattttacattttttcagGGAAAGGCTATATATTCGGCAGGATCTCCTTTCCCGCCCGTGGAGTTCAATGGCAAGCGGCTAACTCCTGGTCAAGCCAACAACTGCTTTGCTTTCCCCGGTATGATTTTGGGCACCATGACTGTGTTGGCCACTCGAATGCCAGACGAGATATTCCTTTTGTGCGCTCATGAGCTCGCTAAGTTCCCATCTAATGAGGAAATACAGAGTGGACGTATCTATCCCTATAAAATTGGCGTGAAAGCAGCTAAATATCTGATAGAAAACGGTGAGTGACCAATATGCATATATGCCTATAATCCTTTAAAATGAATCCTTCTAAACCCATTAGGTTATGCTAAACGCACTTTAGAGCCGGATGATGTGGAGGCGTATATCAAAAAGCATGGTTATAAGCTGAACTACGGAAGATCGCTGGCTGAGACATGGGCGTATCCAAAGATGAAGCCGAATCCCAGTACAGCGGGCCATGAGAAGAAACaacaatcgaaaaagtaggCGTGCAGGCGAACATTAAATATCATCTCAAAATTCCCAGATGAAAAGGTATCCATAAAATTTCGCAGTTACACAAATAATTTTAGCCATGGAATTTCGACGAATGCAGCCATTGCTGCGCCTTTCATCGCGGCCTCTTCTGAGTTTTTGCAGGCAGATCAGCGTTTATGATGACGAAATGGATCAAATCATGAGACCCAGCTGGCACGTCGTTATGAATGGAAAGTACAACAAGGTGGATAAGGATCTCTATGCCACCGAATTCCCAAAACTAATTGTATGTGTCTCCAATAGGGTCTTGCGTTCACCGTCAATGAGCGGCAACGTCTGGGCATCATGGGATTGATGCCCTGCTCCGTGCGCACCATGGATGATCAGATGAATGCAGCACATGCCAATTTTGAGGCCAGACCCTCCGATATCGGGCGATTTACATACTTGAGTGCACTCCACAATCGACACCGGCGACTGTACTACCGGTTCATCAAGGAAAATATCGAAAGAGCACTGCCCATTGTCTATACACCAACGGTGGGCGATGTGGTGAGCACCTATGGCCTCAACTTCCAGCAGGCCATCAGCCTGTTCATCAGCATTCACGACAAGGGCCACATTCGGGATCTAATGCACAACTGGGTGGACGAGGGCGTGAAGGCCATCTGTGTGACGGATGGCGGAAGGGTCCTGGGCCTCGGTGACATGGGCGCCAATGCCATGGGCATTAGTTTGGGCAAAATGATCCTTTACACGGCACTGGGCAGCATTCCTCCCAGCACCCTAATGCCCGTCTGTCTGGACGTGGGTACCGATAACCAAGCCCTGCTCCAGGATCCCCTCTATGTGGGGGCCCGAATTCCGCGGGTAACGGGACCGGAGTACGAGGAACTGGTGGATGAGTTTATGGAGTCGGCGGTCAAGTGCTTCGGACACAGCACTTTTATTCACTTCGAAGactttgccacgcccaacgCCTTGAAGTTCCTGGATAAATACCAGCACAAGTACTGCTGCTTCAACGATGATATCCAGGGAACGGGTGCCACTGGCCTGGCCGCGTTCATCAATGTGGAGCGCATCACGGGCCGCAAACTGGAGGACACCACATTCCTTTTCGTGGGCGCTGGCAGTGCGGCACTGGGAATCGCCAATATGCTGGCCATGGAACTGGAGGTACGCGGCCTTCCGGTGGAGGAGGCAACCAAAAACATCTACCTGATGGATCTCAATGGTGTGTTAACTTACGAGTCGCCAAATCCACCGGAGCtagggaaaatatttatgaagcGCATGGAGCCCATGAAGGATCTTATGGCCGTGCTGGAGAAGCTGAAGCCATCCGTACTTGTCGGAGCCACTGGCGTGGCTGGCATTTTCAACGAAGAAGTATTGAAAACGATGGCCAAAAATCACGAACGTCCTGCAGTTTTTCCCCTCTCGAATCCAACTTCCAACTCGGAATGCACCGCCGAACAGGCCTTTACACACACTGAGGTAAGATTAAGTATTAGTCCTTTAGTTATTTAAGACCTATGTGTTCTGTTTCTTACAGGGCCGCGTGCTTTTCGGCTCCGGATCGCCCTTTCCGCCAGTGGTCATCAATGGCAAAAGATATGTCCCTGCCCAGGCAAACAACTGTCTGACTTTTCCGGGCATCGCACTGGCCGCCATTACGGCAAAGGCCCGATATCTGCCGAATGCCGTATTTTCCGTGGTGTCGCACGAGCTGGCCAGGAGTACGCCGCAGGAACTGCTGGATAAGGGCACCCTGTTTCCGCCCATCAAGGATGCCAACACTGTGGCCTTCAATGTGGGCGTAGCGATGAGTCAGTATCTGTTCGATAATGGTAAGAACCAAAACGTTGTTCCCACAACCTGTGCAGTCTTTATCAATGCTTGTTTGCATCCTGTGCTCTTGTAGGTCTTTCATCTATTTACCCAAAGCCCGACGATGTCTGTGCGTTTGTCAAGAGTCGTCTGTATAAATTCGAGTACCGAAACTCACTGCCAACTACTTGGAAATATCCCAAGGAACCGCCAGCacccaaaacaaaacccaaGACCAGGCCCACGAAAAAAGCCACGAAGTAAACTTGGCCGGGATTCCGTTTTTTATCGAACACTACTGACCTGCTTTTCAGCTGAGAGAGAGAGCCTTGTGTGTAATTAGTTGCAGATGCAAGACTACAAGGACCCACATACACGAAgacatacacatacaacaaagTGGCACGATAAATGCCCGACATTTTAACGTTATTATTGTCCTGTCAACGGGAACGGAGAGCCAGTTGACATGCTCgtgcgcctgtgtgtgtgtgtgtgtgtgtgtgtgtgtttgtgtatccag
This genomic window contains:
- the LOC120445285 gene encoding semaphorin-2A — its product is MPLNAQLKIAQSVNKVTYAKVSDSNCSAKIQKYSIADLSQAKRQAGSMCATGKGNHRLCSLSALLLVLVAQTVHVEYARADYENTWNLYYEPPCCTGSSAAHHLRHHKEHVQDFSCGPLHYKTFYMDERNNALYVGAMDRIFRLNLRNISQSICERDVLILEPTGSDILNCVSKGKREKVECRNHIRVIQPMNFNGQKLYVCGTNAHNPKDYVINANLTHLPRSQYVPGIGLGIGKCPYDPADNSTAVYVENGNPFGLPALYAGTNAEFTKADSVIFRSDLYNLTNGRKEANFKRTVKYDSKLLDKPNFVGSFEIGEFVYFFFREHAVEYINCGKAVYSRVARVCKNDRGGKYMISQNWATYLKARMNCSISSEFPFYFNEIQSVYKMPTDDTKFYATFTTNTNGLIGSAVCSYDIRDINAAFDGKFKEQATSNSAWLPVLNSKVPEPRPGTCHNDTATLPDSVLNFIRKHPLMDKAVDHEFGNPVFFKRDVILTKLVVDKIRIDKLNQEFLVYFVATTSGHIYKIVQFMHYGQRHSNLVDIFEASPHNEPIREMTLSQKTGSLYVATDHQVKQIDIAMCARRYDSCFRCVSDPYCGWDKDVNACRPYQLGLLQDVANETSGICDTSVLRKKVTSSYGQTLHLSCFVKMPEVLRKKQTRWYHHSTEKGRYEVRYTPTKYIDTNEGGLVLLAVNEGDGGRYDSYLDGTLLCSYGVTVDAHRCSPPSQKQDYQKIYSHWCNEFEKYKSAMKQWQAKQEQCGLKDKTGPISSNGKHVNDVFSNDALV
- the LOC120445287 gene encoding NADP-dependent malic enzyme; this translates as MSFFRILHFGITRRTSISSTHQSNCECSPNLIRIRPSSSHDIIRVPIEVVLSDKFNKSLAFTLEERQRLCIHGLMPACVRTYDEQMLAIETNFHSFESNVARYRYLRALRQGYERMYFQFVSKNVNVVLPIIYTPTVGLACTVYGMLYRGMTGIHITKHDRGHMKQILGNWPLAREVRAICVTDGQRILGLGDLGANGMGIAVGKMELYTALAGIPPRMCLPVCLDVGTNNKSLHEDPLYIGLRDERLQGDEYVGFVDEFMEAVVSTFGSQTLIHFEDFATPNAFMFLDRYQQCYCHFNDDIQGTAAVGLAGLLGIQRITKKPLEQHIIVFAGAGSAAMGIASLLKIELMSRGLSEADAVKNIYFYDQDGALTTSRKSIPELLCVFAKNMKETKSLEELVEQVKPSIIMGATSAPGLFTEKIIRTMAANHERPGIFAFSNPTSKSECTAEQAYKFSDGKAIYSAGSPFPPVEFNGKRLTPGQANNCFAFPGMILGTMTVLATRMPDEIFLLCAHELAKFPSNEEIQSGRIYPYKIGVKAAKYLIENGYAKRTLEPDDVEAYIKKHGYKLNYGRSLAETWAYPKMKPNPSTAGHEKKQQSKK
- the LOC120445286 gene encoding NADP-dependent malic enzyme, with product MEFRRMQPLLRLSSRPLLSFCRQISVYDDEMDQIMRPSWHVVMNGKYNKGLAFTVNERQRLGIMGLMPCSVRTMDDQMNAAHANFEARPSDIGRFTYLSALHNRHRRLYYRFIKENIERALPIVYTPTVGDVVSTYGLNFQQAISLFISIHDKGHIRDLMHNWVDEGVKAICVTDGGRVLGLGDMGANAMGISLGKMILYTALGSIPPSTLMPVCLDVGTDNQALLQDPLYVGARIPRVTGPEYEELVDEFMESAVKCFGHSTFIHFEDFATPNALKFLDKYQHKYCCFNDDIQGTGATGLAAFINVERITGRKLEDTTFLFVGAGSAALGIANMLAMELEVRGLPVEEATKNIYLMDLNGVLTYESPNPPELGKIFMKRMEPMKDLMAVLEKLKPSVLVGATGVAGIFNEEVLKTMAKNHERPAVFPLSNPTSNSECTAEQAFTHTEGRVLFGSGSPFPPVVINGKRYVPAQANNCLTFPGIALAAITAKARYLPNAVFSVVSHELARSTPQELLDKGTLFPPIKDANTVAFNVGVAMSQYLFDNGLSSIYPKPDDVCAFVKSRLYKFEYRNSLPTTWKYPKEPPAPKTKPKTRPTKKATK